In one window of Tachypleus tridentatus isolate NWPU-2018 chromosome 2, ASM421037v1, whole genome shotgun sequence DNA:
- the LOC143245257 gene encoding DDB1- and CUL4-associated factor 4-like isoform X1, with the protein MNRSRRCHRYKVRDSTTFEANGFRNRGNRSVRENVSCYSYSEPDNVKNRLFSKTRPNHPDNTVADTRVRPNVESTSKIRYRCRRGAGCNKSNVTDKTSVFSDIPGFFYDHQKKKYFRILPGHNNHNPLTVANIYKQESVKNCKYFHTKKAEEANPPLLNNFATRQLGLIQGKRVISNFIGNKMLKMKNITRVKIDNSALDYPLTDCRYLVGFPDKSTILGSWSLEKQPGILIQSINLEDALEGLFEESSENGNLFEGKNCEIVNIHPHYRVADMCWTDISTDLSFVLIVCTGCDVITPALSCVQLRPVRQLCGSSSSVLQDMDQLTQTYEYPGMAIWSCAWNRATLQVAFGVEGLAYCRHIETGDTKDIFTEKENLYSLCFSKDGNILFGGSHKGNLICSDLRDSIQDKVIYSMNVGRGLSYIHLLNGENGLIASGYDGKLAQIDLRNRQVVFDYPDHNNSHMKLPFSVDEGSGVLCSAGQDRMTRIWNLHDGKLLNVICPQSSDSFQPWVWYSESWKKPSGGRNSGLVMVSGVDLEVYKTC; encoded by the exons ATGAACAGAAGTCGACGTTGTCATCGGTATAAAGTGAGAGATTCTACTACTTTTGAAGCAAATGGTTTTAGAAATAGAGGAAATCGAAGTGTTAGAGAAAATGTTTCTTGTTACAGTTATAGTGAACCTGATAACGTGAAAAATAGGCTTTTTAGTAAAACGCGTCCGAACCATCCTGATAATACTGTTGCTGACACCAGAGTTAGGCCTAACGTTGAATCAACTTCCAAAATAAGATACAGATGCAGGCGCGGTGCAGGTTGTAATAAATCTAACGTTACCGATAAAACTTCCGTGTTTTCAGATATACCTGGCTTTTTTTACGATCACCAGAAAAAGAAGTATTTTCGCATTCTACCTGGTCATAATAACCACAACCCTTTAACTGTTGCTAACATCTATAAACAGGAATCTgtgaaaaattgtaaatattttcataccAAAAAAGCAGAAGAAGCTAACCCtcctttgttaaataactttgctaCGCGCCAGTTAGGATTAATTCAAGGAAAACGCgttatatcaaactttataggAAACAagatgttaaaaatgaaaaatataaccaGAGTCAAAATTGACAACTCTGCATTAGACTATCCTCTTACAGACTGTCGCTATCTTGTTGGTTTTCCAGATAAATCGACTATCCTTGGATCATGGTCTTTGGAAAAACAACCAGGAATCCTTATTCAATCTATTAACCTTGAAGATGCTCTGGAAGGTTTATTTGAAGAAAGCAGTGAAAATGGTAACCTGTTTGAAGGGAAAAATTGTGAAATTGTGAACATTCACCCCCACTACAGAGTAGCTGATATGTGTTGGACTGATATATCTACTGACCTTTCTTTTGTTCTTATAGTATGTACAGGCTGTGACGTAATAACACCAGCACTAAGCTGTGTTCAACTTCGTCCAGTTCGTCAGCTTTGTGGTAGTTCCAGTTCGGTCCTTCAAGACATGGATCAGTTGACTCAAACCTACGAATATCCTGGCATGGCCATATGGAGTTGTGCTTGGAACCGTGCAACTTTGCAAGTTGCCTTTGGAGTAGAAGGCTTGGCATATTGTAGACACATTGAAACTGGTGATACAAAAGACATCTTCACTGAGAAAGAAAATCTCTATTCACTGTGTTTTAGTAAAGATGGAAACATCTTGTTCGGTGGGAGCCACAAGGGAAACTTGATTTGTTCTGACCTTCGAGATTCAATACAAGATAAAGTGATATACAGCATGAATGTCGGGAGAGGACTGTCTTACATTCATTTATTGAATGGTGAGAATGGGTTGATTGCTAGTGGTTATGATGGAAAATTAGCACAG ATAGATCTCCGCAATCGACAGGTGGTTTTCGATTATCCAGACCATAACAACAGCCACATGAAATTGCCCTTCAGTGTTGATGAAGGCTCTGGTGTGCTCTGCTCAGCCGGTCAGGATCGTATGACAAGGATTTGGAATCTCCATGATGGAAAACTTTTAAATGTGATATGTCCACAGTCTTCAGACTCTTTTCAGCCTTGGGTGTGGTACTCGGAATCATGGAAAAAGCCCTCTGGTGGTAGAAATTCAGGCTTGGTGATGGTATCAGGTGTGGACTTGGAAGTCTACAAAACATGTTAA
- the LOC143245257 gene encoding DDB1- and CUL4-associated factor 4-like isoform X2: MNRSRRCHRYKVRDSTTFEANGFRNRGNRSVRENVSCYSYSEPDNVKNRLFSKTRPNHPDNTVADTRVRPNVESTSKIRYRCRRGAGCNKSNVTDKTSVFSDIPGFFYDHQKKKYFRILPGHNNHNPLTVANIYKQESVKNCKYFHTKKAEEANPPLLNNFATRQLGLIQGKRVISNFIGNKMLKMKNITRVKIDNSALDYPLTDCRYLVGFPDKSTILGSWSLEKQPGILIQSINLEDALEGLFEESSENGNLFEGKNCEIVNIHPHYRVADMCWTDISTDLSFVLIVCTGCDVITPALSCVQLRPVRQLCGSSSSVLQDMDQLTQTYEYPGMAIWSCAWNRATLQVAFGVEGLAYCRHIETGDTKDIFTEKENLYSLCFSKDGNILFGGSHKGNLICSDLRDSIQDKVIYSMNVGRGLSYIHLLNDRSPQSTGGFRLSRP; this comes from the exons ATGAACAGAAGTCGACGTTGTCATCGGTATAAAGTGAGAGATTCTACTACTTTTGAAGCAAATGGTTTTAGAAATAGAGGAAATCGAAGTGTTAGAGAAAATGTTTCTTGTTACAGTTATAGTGAACCTGATAACGTGAAAAATAGGCTTTTTAGTAAAACGCGTCCGAACCATCCTGATAATACTGTTGCTGACACCAGAGTTAGGCCTAACGTTGAATCAACTTCCAAAATAAGATACAGATGCAGGCGCGGTGCAGGTTGTAATAAATCTAACGTTACCGATAAAACTTCCGTGTTTTCAGATATACCTGGCTTTTTTTACGATCACCAGAAAAAGAAGTATTTTCGCATTCTACCTGGTCATAATAACCACAACCCTTTAACTGTTGCTAACATCTATAAACAGGAATCTgtgaaaaattgtaaatattttcataccAAAAAAGCAGAAGAAGCTAACCCtcctttgttaaataactttgctaCGCGCCAGTTAGGATTAATTCAAGGAAAACGCgttatatcaaactttataggAAACAagatgttaaaaatgaaaaatataaccaGAGTCAAAATTGACAACTCTGCATTAGACTATCCTCTTACAGACTGTCGCTATCTTGTTGGTTTTCCAGATAAATCGACTATCCTTGGATCATGGTCTTTGGAAAAACAACCAGGAATCCTTATTCAATCTATTAACCTTGAAGATGCTCTGGAAGGTTTATTTGAAGAAAGCAGTGAAAATGGTAACCTGTTTGAAGGGAAAAATTGTGAAATTGTGAACATTCACCCCCACTACAGAGTAGCTGATATGTGTTGGACTGATATATCTACTGACCTTTCTTTTGTTCTTATAGTATGTACAGGCTGTGACGTAATAACACCAGCACTAAGCTGTGTTCAACTTCGTCCAGTTCGTCAGCTTTGTGGTAGTTCCAGTTCGGTCCTTCAAGACATGGATCAGTTGACTCAAACCTACGAATATCCTGGCATGGCCATATGGAGTTGTGCTTGGAACCGTGCAACTTTGCAAGTTGCCTTTGGAGTAGAAGGCTTGGCATATTGTAGACACATTGAAACTGGTGATACAAAAGACATCTTCACTGAGAAAGAAAATCTCTATTCACTGTGTTTTAGTAAAGATGGAAACATCTTGTTCGGTGGGAGCCACAAGGGAAACTTGATTTGTTCTGACCTTCGAGATTCAATACAAGATAAAGTGATATACAGCATGAATGTCGGGAGAGGACTGTCTTACATTCATTTATTGAATG ATAGATCTCCGCAATCGACAGGTGGTTTTCGATTATCCAGACCATAA